From Ignavibacteria bacterium, one genomic window encodes:
- a CDS encoding ATP-binding protein, with translation MIAFSNHTEHLKISASTDSLRTIREFISSQIEDCGFTEFEENGIVLAVDEACANLIAHAFAHDASQSIEILVAVDDRDVRIEISDTARPFDPASIEHPNMEDYFRERRVGGLGISLMRRVMDDVQYMPATKGHPRNTLVLTKRLAG, from the coding sequence ATGATCGCCTTCAGCAACCATACAGAACACCTCAAGATCTCTGCATCCACGGATAGTCTGCGAACCATTCGAGAGTTCATCTCCTCACAGATCGAAGACTGCGGATTCACAGAGTTCGAAGAGAATGGGATCGTTCTCGCCGTGGACGAAGCCTGCGCGAATCTCATCGCCCACGCATTTGCCCACGATGCCTCCCAGTCGATCGAGATCCTCGTTGCTGTGGACGACCGCGACGTCCGAATCGAGATCAGCGACACGGCTCGCCCCTTTGACCCAGCCAGCATCGAACACCCCAACATGGAAGACTATTTCCGTGAGCGAAGGGTAGGGGGCTTGGGTATCTCGCTCATGCGGAGGGTGATGGACGATGTGCAGTATATGCCTGCCACAAAGGGTCATCCTCGGAACACCCTCGTTCTCACCAAAAGGCTTGCAGGGTAA
- the ccsA gene encoding cytochrome c biogenesis protein CcsA, with amino-acid sequence MKFALMLGGTLLGVFLGFFPGPFGRPKPQWWRMLAILCVAATTILGILPPIGGSMTDAVIQGRADSTKAVPVYVRTEPSKAVADEHGTVLIPATDARASQVQVMIRAWAPVADELRSAGDGTAVIISVRRAGSDLVFQADDVVAVDPIITLPYIMGLEERARIIFFHVPMSWVAVIAYLIAMIFAVRFLRSRDLNHDDMSMAAASVGTLYAILATVTGAVWAKFNWGSFWNWDPRETSIFILLLVYAAYFLLRSSIDDPDRRARLSAAYSIVAFVTVPFLIFILPRLLPGLHPGSSDDTNMGPLLSPRSDAINPTKQLLFGLSLFTFTLVYFWLMNLRVRAARVQRGVNALSENL; translated from the coding sequence ATGAAGTTTGCCCTTATGCTCGGCGGAACACTCCTTGGAGTGTTCTTGGGATTTTTTCCCGGACCTTTCGGTAGACCAAAACCCCAGTGGTGGCGAATGCTTGCCATCCTCTGTGTTGCAGCTACAACCATCCTTGGTATTCTGCCGCCCATCGGCGGGAGCATGACGGATGCTGTTATCCAAGGCAGAGCCGACAGTACAAAGGCAGTCCCGGTCTATGTGCGCACGGAACCATCAAAGGCCGTGGCCGATGAACACGGCACAGTATTGATCCCGGCCACGGATGCCCGAGCATCACAGGTACAGGTGATGATCCGTGCTTGGGCACCGGTCGCTGACGAGCTTCGCAGCGCAGGTGATGGAACCGCCGTGATCATTTCAGTGCGCCGAGCAGGTTCAGATCTCGTCTTCCAAGCTGATGATGTAGTGGCCGTTGATCCGATCATTACGCTTCCGTATATCATGGGTCTCGAAGAGCGTGCCCGTATCATCTTCTTCCATGTGCCGATGTCGTGGGTGGCTGTGATCGCCTACCTCATCGCCATGATCTTTGCGGTGCGATTCCTGCGTTCACGAGACCTGAACCATGATGACATGTCGATGGCCGCTGCCAGCGTTGGTACCCTCTATGCCATCCTTGCCACCGTCACCGGTGCTGTTTGGGCTAAATTCAATTGGGGCTCGTTCTGGAATTGGGATCCGCGTGAAACATCGATCTTCATCTTGTTGCTTGTTTATGCTGCATATTTCTTGCTACGCAGTTCCATTGATGATCCTGACAGACGCGCCAGACTCAGTGCGGCGTATTCCATCGTTGCCTTCGTAACAGTTCCGTTCTTGATCTTCATCCTTCCCCGATTGCTCCCCGGACTCCATCCGGGCAGTTCCGACGATACGAACATGGGCCCACTCCTGAGTCCGCGTTCTGATGCGATCAACCCAACCAAGCAACTCCTCTTCGGCCTCTCGCTGTTCACCTTCACCCTTGTCTACTTCTGGCTCATGAACCTGCGCGTTCGTGCTGCACGGGTTCAACGGGGCGTGAATGCACTTTCGGAGAATCTATGA
- a CDS encoding OmpA family protein, with product MTQNMNLTPRTMRTTLLAAVLLLIMGTPSQAQNNTVADKPRIGVFGDVSYDIFGASFSRLPEVPNCCPEFTGGSGIGFFGGIVYIAPIDPTWLLDLRMHYGTYSVDMTATQTLPTVLGDGTTTNAEIQHDLSGSFTQISVEPMVGYRLTPDLSLRAGIMAGYRVTATYDQSETLVQPANATFETGRRTRNAVSGDIEGVNAFALGLTIGASYDLPLNSSRTMFLSPEVLFTLSPFDIVKDVSWKVQHLRAGLALTFIPPDVEDSLDEYQLYDVARRTPLPVKGAPGVAFVSNISATGITEDGRTSSTQGLKIEEFASTRVRPILPYVFFDNNSAALPSRYRRINQDQVDSYSLDNFYNLDAMVTYRQMLNIIGKRMTDNESATLTLTGCMDNAEDKAAGDLSGQRAAAVKSYLVDTWGIKADRISVESRGLPATPSNVNEADGREENRRVEIASSDASILAPVMSNDTMRVFEPAGVRFMPSIDPRVPISSWTVFVSEDERIIRTFHAGEPIPASVDWRISEQSGVIPRGTRNIEYMLVVQDSTGDVVPSEMKVIPVSEVTLEDKKRSGGVDKSIDRYSLILFAFDKADLSNENQAIVNSVKGRIDPNAQVKIVGYTDRSGADDYNQRLSEQRARSVASALGLTNATVTGLGERLPLYDNTTPEGRFYSRTVEIVVETPRR from the coding sequence ATGACCCAGAACATGAACCTTACTCCTCGCACCATGCGCACAACTCTTCTTGCAGCTGTTCTCTTGCTCATCATGGGCACACCTTCGCAAGCACAGAACAACACGGTTGCAGATAAACCGCGTATCGGTGTATTCGGCGATGTTTCTTATGACATCTTCGGCGCATCGTTCTCCCGCCTCCCTGAAGTACCAAACTGCTGTCCGGAATTCACTGGTGGTTCCGGGATCGGTTTCTTTGGCGGTATCGTCTATATCGCACCGATCGACCCAACTTGGCTGCTTGATCTTCGTATGCACTACGGAACGTATTCAGTGGATATGACCGCAACGCAGACACTGCCAACAGTGCTCGGTGATGGCACTACAACGAATGCGGAGATCCAGCACGACCTCTCAGGATCGTTCACGCAGATCAGTGTGGAACCGATGGTCGGATACAGACTCACGCCGGACCTCTCTCTTCGTGCCGGGATCATGGCCGGATATCGCGTAACGGCTACCTACGATCAATCTGAAACTCTTGTTCAGCCGGCGAATGCGACTTTTGAAACCGGACGTCGCACACGCAATGCTGTGAGCGGCGATATCGAAGGTGTGAATGCCTTCGCTCTCGGCCTCACCATTGGTGCATCGTATGACCTGCCGTTGAATTCCAGCCGTACGATGTTCCTCAGTCCGGAAGTCCTCTTCACGCTCTCCCCGTTCGACATCGTCAAAGATGTCTCGTGGAAGGTACAACATCTCCGCGCCGGACTTGCTCTCACGTTCATTCCGCCGGACGTAGAAGATTCACTTGATGAATATCAACTGTATGATGTAGCTCGTAGAACTCCGCTTCCGGTGAAGGGGGCTCCTGGTGTTGCCTTCGTTTCAAATATCTCCGCAACAGGTATCACCGAGGATGGCCGCACAAGCTCCACACAAGGTCTGAAGATCGAGGAATTCGCTTCAACACGCGTACGCCCAATTCTGCCGTATGTGTTCTTCGATAACAACTCGGCAGCTCTGCCATCGCGGTATCGCCGGATAAATCAGGATCAGGTTGATTCGTATTCGCTCGATAACTTCTACAACCTCGATGCGATGGTCACCTACCGTCAGATGCTTAACATCATCGGCAAACGAATGACGGATAACGAGTCGGCTACGCTGACACTCACAGGATGTATGGACAATGCCGAAGACAAGGCAGCTGGCGATCTTTCAGGTCAACGTGCGGCGGCCGTGAAGTCCTACCTCGTCGATACCTGGGGGATCAAGGCAGATCGCATCTCTGTTGAATCTCGCGGCTTGCCGGCAACACCATCAAACGTCAACGAAGCCGACGGACGTGAAGAGAACCGTCGCGTAGAGATCGCATCATCCGATGCTTCGATCCTTGCTCCGGTGATGTCCAACGATACCATGCGTGTATTCGAGCCTGCCGGTGTGCGGTTCATGCCGTCCATCGACCCACGTGTGCCGATATCGTCGTGGACTGTCTTCGTTTCTGAGGACGAACGCATCATCCGCACCTTCCACGCAGGAGAGCCTATTCCGGCATCTGTGGACTGGCGCATCTCAGAGCAGAGCGGTGTGATCCCTCGCGGCACACGCAACATCGAGTACATGCTCGTTGTCCAGGACTCAACCGGAGATGTGGTTCCATCTGAAATGAAGGTCATCCCTGTTAGCGAGGTCACGCTTGAGGATAAGAAACGTTCCGGCGGTGTGGACAAGTCGATCGATAGGTACTCGCTCATTCTCTTTGCCTTTGACAAGGCCGACCTTTCAAACGAAAATCAGGCGATCGTCAACAGCGTAAAGGGACGCATCGATCCGAATGCACAGGTCAAGATCGTTGGCTATACAGACCGCTCCGGCGCAGACGATTACAACCAACGTTTGAGCGAACAGCGTGCCCGTTCAGTGGCAAGTGCCCTCGGTCTTACCAATGCAACGGTGACCGGTCTTGGTGAGCGCCTCCCGCTCTATGACAACACCACGCCAGAAGGCCGATTCTATTCGCGCACTGTTGAGATCGTGGTGGAGACGCCGCGCCGATAA
- the ccsA gene encoding cytochrome c biogenesis protein CcsA, whose product MIGQILIHVLFGMAVTSTVLYGLAIRKPEGSVYARIARVVFTILALGLVASSSMLVVNIIQHRFEYHYVWNYSSKELPLHLLIACFYSGQEGSFLLWTMLVALIGVFLTPYARRHKYEEPVMMFYGLILTFLTLLLVVKNPFAFYYETFAADGITIADVPLNGRGLNPLLHNAWITIHPPILFTGFASMSVSFAFAMAGLVRKDYHKWISIALPWTLFGTAVLGFGIMLGGFWAYETLGWGGFWGWDPVENSSLIPWLVTVALVHAMLVQKRTHGLVKTNMILAVATFVMVLYSTFLTRSGVLGDTSVHSFVDPGKFAFWILLLFMLTFTTIGVGMVLARRKDMNVNREEFAPTTREFMLSIGSALIMASAIFVTVGTSWPVIMEVIGQPKVAVATDFYNKVHLVLVPMVLIVNALALIVQWRSTPRHLLIRRSVEAAVISAVCTVGMVALGVHEVGQIILSFSAWFSLVVNMRVGWSLITRSSTMAGAYVSHTGIALLIFGVITTSSYTETHHAMLTHGVPTKVGEYTLTYLGKEQIEKHFVDREKLRYDVRIEKDGESRVVAPVLYWSDFNQRQSAFLEPGIRWGVMNDLYVSPKATEREDLFFGTDIQKGATITSPIDSTVNITLDRFTMPMEEGASSDGRMQMAAMLRVAINGTVHDVKALTKIGTGTGGPTFEPVWADVPGTTTSIGLSEIVRNNDDPSKSKGRLQFRDTSKPMRTPREIFTVEFSVKPFISLVWIGVITMVAGFGFSIVRYTRLLKQRPTVVRSKNAPLPNAEVEVVEVKTADPNADQA is encoded by the coding sequence ATGATCGGTCAGATCCTTATCCATGTCCTGTTCGGAATGGCCGTGACCTCCACCGTACTCTACGGTCTAGCCATCCGCAAACCAGAGGGCTCGGTCTATGCTCGCATAGCACGAGTGGTCTTCACGATCCTTGCGCTAGGACTTGTGGCAAGTTCATCAATGTTGGTGGTGAATATCATTCAACACCGCTTCGAATACCACTACGTTTGGAACTACTCTTCCAAAGAACTGCCCCTTCACCTTCTCATCGCCTGCTTCTATTCAGGTCAGGAGGGGAGCTTCTTGCTTTGGACGATGCTGGTGGCACTGATCGGTGTATTCCTCACGCCGTATGCCAGACGTCACAAGTATGAAGAACCGGTGATGATGTTCTACGGACTCATCCTTACGTTTTTGACGTTGTTGTTGGTGGTAAAGAATCCCTTCGCGTTCTATTATGAGACGTTTGCTGCTGATGGGATAACCATTGCAGATGTCCCTCTCAATGGTAGGGGGCTTAACCCACTCCTCCATAATGCATGGATCACAATCCATCCGCCGATCCTGTTCACAGGGTTTGCCTCGATGAGTGTGAGTTTTGCCTTTGCCATGGCGGGACTGGTTCGAAAGGATTATCACAAGTGGATATCCATCGCGTTGCCGTGGACATTGTTCGGAACTGCAGTCCTTGGTTTCGGCATCATGTTGGGCGGCTTCTGGGCCTATGAAACACTCGGCTGGGGTGGCTTCTGGGGCTGGGATCCGGTGGAGAACTCATCGCTCATTCCGTGGTTGGTAACGGTAGCTCTCGTACACGCCATGCTGGTGCAGAAGCGGACACACGGACTTGTGAAGACGAACATGATCCTTGCCGTTGCAACGTTCGTGATGGTGTTGTACTCAACCTTCCTTACACGAAGCGGTGTTCTCGGAGATACATCTGTACACTCCTTTGTTGATCCCGGCAAGTTCGCGTTCTGGATCCTGTTGTTGTTCATGCTGACCTTCACCACGATCGGTGTTGGCATGGTACTGGCACGACGCAAGGATATGAACGTCAACCGCGAGGAGTTCGCTCCCACAACACGGGAGTTCATGCTTTCCATCGGCTCAGCATTGATCATGGCCAGTGCCATCTTCGTTACCGTCGGTACGTCGTGGCCGGTGATCATGGAAGTGATCGGTCAGCCAAAGGTTGCCGTTGCCACAGACTTCTATAACAAGGTCCACCTGGTCCTTGTCCCCATGGTACTGATCGTGAACGCCTTGGCGTTGATCGTGCAGTGGCGCAGCACTCCACGACACCTCCTCATCAGACGTTCGGTGGAGGCCGCGGTCATCTCTGCTGTATGCACGGTTGGGATGGTTGCTCTCGGCGTACACGAAGTAGGACAGATCATCCTAAGTTTCTCTGCATGGTTCTCCCTGGTGGTGAACATGCGCGTTGGTTGGAGCTTGATCACACGATCATCGACGATGGCCGGCGCCTATGTTTCTCATACAGGCATCGCGCTTCTCATCTTTGGTGTGATCACTACGTCGTCGTATACCGAGACCCACCATGCCATGCTAACTCACGGCGTTCCAACCAAGGTGGGGGAATACACGCTGACGTATCTCGGTAAGGAACAGATCGAGAAGCACTTTGTTGATCGTGAGAAACTGCGCTATGATGTTCGGATCGAAAAGGACGGCGAGTCGCGCGTTGTTGCACCGGTCTTGTACTGGAGCGACTTCAACCAACGTCAATCCGCATTCCTCGAGCCTGGCATTCGTTGGGGCGTGATGAACGATCTCTACGTCTCACCAAAGGCAACGGAACGTGAGGATCTGTTCTTCGGAACGGACATTCAAAAGGGGGCTACCATCACGTCGCCCATCGACTCCACAGTGAACATCACGCTCGATCGATTCACCATGCCGATGGAGGAAGGGGCTTCTTCTGACGGTCGTATGCAGATGGCGGCGATGCTACGCGTTGCGATCAACGGCACAGTTCATGATGTAAAGGCGCTTACGAAGATCGGAACGGGCACCGGCGGCCCTACGTTTGAACCGGTGTGGGCTGATGTGCCTGGAACCACTACATCTATCGGACTCTCGGAGATCGTTCGGAACAACGATGATCCATCGAAGTCAAAGGGCAGACTCCAATTCCGGGACACGTCGAAGCCGATGCGAACGCCTCGGGAGATCTTCACCGTTGAATTCTCTGTGAAGCCTTTTATCTCTCTTGTGTGGATCGGTGTGATCACAATGGTGGCAGGCTTTGGCTTCTCCATCGTGCGGTACACGCGCTTACTGAAGCAGCGCCCTACGGTGGTCAGATCCAAGAACGCACCACTGCCCAACGCCGAGGTTGAGGTGGTTGAGGTGAAGACCGCCGATCCGAATGCGGATCAAGCGTAG
- a CDS encoding IgGFc-binding protein yields the protein MVTRLIIILSVLFAIGFVDARTQGLRDSRGRDFWLAVPPNDHRQGSDSSSFLSLLFNCDQRTDVRIEARARDGSVDIRTFTVPGAAMWETRYSTIQYEHRGVTAPDGSTADCEKAMPMSIHVTTTTDVTVYAVLRDVNTSDAWMSLPTDALGTSYRVSTYPSTAVADTTSFIGIPIYTFTAVYPSQFVVVATEDNTDVTIDLSVSRSSVANGTRRTVRLNKGQSYLVQARVTETRQNDDLTGTRVTGSKPLVMLSSHYRAQVPILVEEASRDCLVEQLPSTDTWGKHIIVPPLRRPNDFQSAGPSDVTVCRIVADVDSTLVQVNGSLPWQIDAGKFWDLPLTTALDIVSTKPVLVTIIDRSANRSTGGVRRSGDPSLILMPPVEQFLNAYRVANAEPQAVGAPVFRQHQITCVVPISAVASLTIDGAPSPAPTAIPGTSYAYVHMNVAAGQHEVLCDSAFGIVVYGYGPAESYGYTGGMAFDRLYIPSVVLRVLDIQGAPGDADTIHAVVDSISDRIDLFLSGAIRLDGAMMLDLSTFVPRTSTVEDPATMLGSIPFGLDFDTLSVGDTISIVPGWHTLGRDTVTVSTLANILWTTGSGDTVDVVTTIIDGRVITSDVCLDQQPRLFDPLMAVTTRERRYYDVRGRYVGTTLDGLPPGVYFHR from the coding sequence ATGGTCACGAGACTGATCATCATATTATCCGTGCTATTTGCGATCGGCTTTGTCGATGCTCGCACACAAGGACTTCGTGACAGCAGAGGCCGAGACTTTTGGTTGGCGGTGCCGCCGAATGATCATAGGCAAGGAAGCGACTCGTCTTCCTTCCTTTCACTTCTCTTCAACTGTGATCAGAGAACCGATGTACGTATCGAGGCTCGAGCACGCGATGGTTCCGTTGACATCCGAACATTCACTGTTCCCGGAGCAGCAATGTGGGAAACCAGATATTCCACAATTCAATACGAACATCGAGGTGTAACCGCGCCTGACGGATCTACGGCAGACTGCGAAAAGGCAATGCCAATGAGTATCCACGTCACGACAACAACAGATGTAACCGTATATGCTGTGTTGCGTGATGTAAATACGAGTGATGCATGGATGTCGCTTCCCACAGATGCTCTCGGCACATCGTATCGTGTATCAACCTACCCGTCAACCGCCGTTGCTGACACAACATCGTTTATAGGCATCCCCATCTACACGTTCACAGCAGTGTATCCGAGTCAGTTTGTTGTTGTTGCCACAGAAGACAACACCGACGTGACGATCGACCTGAGTGTAAGTCGATCCTCTGTTGCCAACGGAACGCGGCGCACTGTGCGTCTCAACAAGGGTCAAAGTTATCTCGTACAAGCCCGAGTAACGGAAACGCGTCAGAACGATGACCTCACGGGAACACGGGTCACAGGTTCAAAGCCACTTGTAATGCTCTCGTCTCACTATCGTGCTCAGGTGCCCATCCTTGTTGAGGAAGCGTCGCGAGACTGCTTAGTTGAGCAGCTCCCAAGCACTGACACCTGGGGTAAGCATATCATCGTTCCACCACTGCGAAGGCCGAATGATTTCCAATCGGCTGGGCCAAGCGACGTAACGGTATGTCGCATCGTTGCCGATGTGGACAGCACCTTGGTACAAGTGAATGGATCGCTCCCGTGGCAGATCGACGCAGGCAAATTCTGGGATCTGCCACTGACCACTGCTCTGGATATCGTCTCAACAAAGCCGGTGCTGGTTACGATCATCGATCGATCTGCGAACAGAAGCACCGGAGGAGTACGACGTTCCGGTGATCCGTCGCTTATTCTTATGCCTCCAGTAGAACAGTTCTTGAACGCCTACCGAGTTGCGAATGCTGAACCTCAGGCAGTTGGAGCACCAGTGTTCCGTCAACATCAGATCACATGTGTGGTACCGATCTCCGCCGTTGCCTCGCTCACGATCGATGGAGCCCCTTCCCCTGCTCCAACGGCGATCCCCGGAACGTCGTATGCCTACGTGCATATGAACGTTGCAGCCGGACAACACGAGGTATTGTGCGATAGCGCTTTCGGGATCGTTGTCTATGGATATGGTCCCGCAGAGTCGTATGGATACACAGGCGGTATGGCGTTCGATCGACTCTATATCCCGAGCGTCGTATTACGTGTCCTCGATATTCAAGGGGCTCCAGGTGATGCTGATACGATCCATGCCGTGGTGGACAGCATCAGCGATCGGATCGACCTCTTCTTATCGGGCGCTATTCGATTGGATGGCGCGATGATGCTGGATCTCTCAACGTTTGTCCCGAGAACCTCCACCGTGGAAGATCCAGCAACGATGTTGGGAAGCATTCCCTTTGGTTTGGACTTTGATACGTTGTCCGTGGGTGACACGATCAGCATTGTTCCGGGCTGGCATACACTGGGACGAGATACGGTAACGGTGAGCACACTTGCCAACATCCTCTGGACCACGGGTTCAGGTGACACGGTGGATGTTGTGACCACGATCATAGATGGCCGAGTGATCACAAGCGATGTGTGTCTTGATCAGCAACCTCGACTCTTCGATCCGCTCATGGCGGTCACCACTCGTGAACGCCGCTACTACGATGTCCGCGGTCGATATGTAGGCACCACACTTGATGGACTTCCGCCCGGCGTCTATTTCCATCGATGA
- a CDS encoding cytochrome c maturation protein CcmE has protein sequence MDQSPRRFPIKYIIAGVVIAALAYVGYTALDNSSVEYTNVERAEQLGKTVQIVGTWVKEQGSSYDAPSNTFRFTMKDDKGKVIPVELIGAKPNNFEIAISVVAKGRVENGVFKASSVLTKCPSKYEGQPAEAMPKS, from the coding sequence ATGGATCAATCACCACGTCGATTCCCGATCAAGTACATCATTGCAGGTGTAGTCATCGCTGCACTCGCCTACGTTGGATATACAGCACTCGACAACAGTTCTGTAGAATACACGAACGTTGAGCGTGCAGAACAGCTCGGTAAAACAGTCCAGATCGTTGGAACATGGGTCAAGGAACAAGGGTCAAGCTATGACGCCCCCTCCAATACCTTTCGCTTCACGATGAAGGATGACAAAGGAAAGGTCATCCCAGTTGAACTCATCGGTGCCAAACCAAACAACTTTGAGATCGCGATCAGTGTTGTTGCGAAAGGTCGTGTTGAGAACGGTGTTTTTAAGGCCTCAAGTGTTCTAACGAAATGTCCTTCGAAGTACGAAGGACAACCAGCTGAAGCTATGCCGAAGTCCTGA
- a CDS encoding glycosyltransferase family 4 protein has protein sequence MRLLILNWQDRKHPQAGGAETHLHEIFGRIARMGHSVTLLSCGFEGAPERETLDGINVIRRGSRSTFNFSVPLWWRTEGQALDPDIVIDDINKIPFMSPLYIRRPIVGIIHHLFGDSLINEVGRLSAAYVSFFERRIPRVYATTPISVVSESTRQECITLGLPPSNLHVIYNGIEPTEFPMRVSEKAAVPTVVYFGRLKRYKSVDHVVLAFARVREAIPDARLQIIGRGDDLPLLEELVVNLNLGDSVSFRGWVSGEEKVELLSRAHVVVNPSIKEGWGITNMEANACGTPVISADVPGLRDSVSNGVSGGLYPYGNIEQLAIMINNVLTDAELRMRLSEGAVHWASSFTWDRSAKEMLSLCERTISTWSRD, from the coding sequence ATGCGTTTGCTCATTCTTAATTGGCAGGACAGAAAACATCCACAAGCAGGTGGCGCTGAGACCCACCTCCATGAGATCTTTGGTCGCATTGCACGAATGGGACACTCCGTCACACTCTTGTCATGCGGTTTTGAAGGGGCTCCTGAACGCGAGACCCTCGACGGTATCAATGTGATACGTCGAGGGTCTCGTTCTACATTCAACTTCTCCGTTCCATTGTGGTGGCGCACGGAAGGACAAGCGCTTGATCCTGATATCGTGATCGACGACATCAACAAGATCCCGTTCATGTCGCCACTCTACATCCGCCGTCCGATCGTTGGTATCATTCATCACCTCTTTGGTGATAGCCTGATCAACGAGGTGGGAAGGCTTTCCGCGGCCTACGTCTCCTTCTTTGAACGTAGAATCCCTCGCGTCTACGCCACTACGCCGATCTCCGTTGTCTCAGAGAGCACACGGCAGGAATGTATTACGTTGGGCCTGCCCCCTTCCAACTTGCATGTGATCTACAATGGCATCGAGCCAACGGAGTTCCCGATGCGAGTATCGGAGAAGGCTGCCGTGCCGACGGTTGTGTACTTCGGTCGACTTAAGCGCTATAAATCCGTTGACCATGTGGTTCTTGCTTTTGCTCGTGTGCGCGAAGCCATTCCTGATGCGCGGTTGCAGATCATTGGAAGAGGCGACGATCTGCCCCTTCTCGAAGAACTCGTGGTGAACCTTAACCTCGGAGATTCTGTTTCCTTCCGTGGCTGGGTCTCCGGCGAAGAAAAGGTTGAGCTCCTCAGCAGGGCCCATGTGGTAGTGAATCCATCCATCAAGGAAGGTTGGGGGATCACGAATATGGAAGCGAATGCGTGTGGTACTCCGGTGATCAGTGCCGATGTACCCGGCCTGCGCGATTCGGTTAGCAATGGCGTCTCAGGTGGACTCTATCCCTACGGGAACATTGAGCAGCTCGCGATCATGATCAACAATGTTCTAACTGATGCCGAACTGCGAATGCGCCTCAGCGAGGGTGCTGTTCACTGGGCGTCGTCCTTTACATGGGATCGCAGTGCCAAAGAGATGCTCTCACTTTGTGAACGAACGATCTCAACATGGTCACGAGACTGA
- a CDS encoding pseudouridine synthase — MIIAFNKPYGMLSQFTPEPGSAYRTLSEIGFPENVYPAGRLDADSEGLLILSDEKGLPTYLLDPDAAHERTYWVQVEGLPTTETLHVLEVGVMIKGRLTLPCMAEVLHPQPVIEDRTPPIRVRKNIPDTWIALTLTEGKNRQVRRMTAAAGFPTLRLIRIRIGGLHLNHLNLGVGQWCVLGSDHRRALLQ; from the coding sequence ATGATCATCGCATTCAATAAGCCGTACGGTATGCTCTCGCAGTTCACACCGGAGCCCGGAAGTGCATATCGCACGCTTTCAGAGATCGGCTTTCCGGAGAACGTCTATCCAGCAGGAAGACTTGACGCAGATAGCGAAGGGCTCTTGATCCTCAGTGATGAAAAGGGGCTTCCCACCTACCTCTTGGATCCGGACGCAGCACATGAACGCACGTATTGGGTGCAGGTGGAAGGTCTGCCAACAACGGAGACGCTACATGTCCTGGAAGTTGGCGTGATGATCAAGGGTAGGCTCACGCTGCCATGCATGGCTGAGGTGCTTCATCCGCAACCAGTGATCGAAGACCGCACGCCCCCAATCCGCGTGCGCAAGAACATTCCTGACACGTGGATCGCTTTGACGTTGACAGAAGGAAAGAACCGTCAGGTCCGTCGCATGACAGCAGCAGCCGGATTTCCTACGCTACGCTTGATCCGCATTCGGATCGGCGGTCTTCACCTCAACCACCTCAACCTCGGCGTTGGGCAGTGGTGCGTTCTTGGATCTGACCACCGTAGGGCGCTGCTTCAGTAA